The genomic interval TGATGCTGGCGCTCGCCAAGCAGAGCCACGTGCAGGACGCGCGGCTGCGCACCTCCACCTGGAACGACGCCCGGCTGGTGCGTCCGGTGGACCTCGCCGGCCGCCGCGTGCTGGTGCTCGGCCTGGGCCGCATCGGACGGCTGCTGGTGGCCCGGCTGCGGGCGATGGATATGGAGGTGCTGGTGCACGACCCGTTCGTGGCCGACGCCGAGATCGCAGACGCCGGCGCCACCGCGGCGGTCGACTGGCGCGCGGCACTGCCCGAGATCGACTTCCTCACCGTGAACTGCCCCAAGACTCCCGAGACCACGGGCATGGTGGGCGCCGCCGAGCTGGCGGCGATGAAGGCCACCGCCTTCGTGGTCAACACCGCACGCGGCGGTATCATCGACGAGGCGGCGCTGTGCTCGGCGCTGCGCGAGCACGCCATCGGCGGCGCCGGCATCGACGCGTTCGACCAGGAGCCGGCGCCGCCCGACCACCCGTTGTTCGAGCTGGATAACGCCATCGTCACGCCGCACGTGGCCGGGCTGACCACCGAGGCGGTGTACCGGATGAACGTGCGCGCCGCCCAAAACGTGGTGGACGCGTGCGACGGCGTGCTCGACCCCGAGTACGTGGTCAACCGCGAAGTCCTCGGCCCCCGACAACGAAGCGACCCGGACCTGGCAGCCTTGCGCGGTACGCTGGTGAGGTATGACGATCCGCTCGAGCCGGTGGGCGAGGACTGGGAAGCCGCCGAGTGACGCTGCCGGATACCCATGTCTTGATCTGCATCTCACCGCGCCCCGTGACCAGCAAGGATCGCCGCCTGCGCCGCTACCCCGATATCGAAGTGATCTGGTAACGCCGTGGTTGCGCCGCAAACGGCGCGCGTGATAGCTTCCCCGGCGATGTCGGCCTCGGACTACCGCGAGCGAATGGTGGCCGCCGGCGGCAGATTCGAACAGGAGGAACAGGAGTGAATCGAGTCAGGACCAGTTTGCTCATTGCAGCCGTGGTGCTGCTGGCGGCGGCGCCGATGGCGCTGGCGGGCGGTGAGGAGGAGGCGTCGGGCGCCGGCGCGGCCACCATCCCCGCCGGCTACTTCGGCACCTACGAGCCGGCCATCGACATGGAGTGGATCAAGAGCACGTGGCAGTCCGCGCGCGAAGCGGTCAACAACAAGCTCGAACCGGCCACCGGGGAGACCTTCGAGGACAACCGCTGGACGCGGGCGATGCGTGACGAACTGGGCATCAACGTGGTCTACAAGTGGGTGGCGGACGGCGCGCAGGCGCAGGAGAAGCTGAAGCTGGCCATGGCGTCCGGCGACCTGCCCGACGTGATCACCCTGGAAGGCGCCCAGCGCCTGGTGGACTTCCAGCAGCTTGCCGAGGCGGGTCTGCTGGCCGACATGACCGACGTTTGGGAGCAGTACGCCTCGCCGCTGGCCAAGGAAGTCGTGGGCGCCGACGGGCAGGTCATCTTCAACGCCGTCAGCCACGGCGGGCGCATGAAGGGCATTCCCGGTCCGTCGGCGGGACTGGATTCCTACAGCTACTTCTGGGTGCGCCAGGACTGGCTCGACAACCTGGGACTGGAGCCGCCGCGCACCACCGAGGACCTGCTGGAGATGACGCGCGCCTTCACCCACGACGACCCGGACGGCAACGGCGAGGACGATACCTTCGCCATGATGCTGGACAAGGGGCTGTGGTACCGGTCGGAAGGCTTCTTCTGGTCGTTCGGCGCCTACCCCGACGCCTGGCTTGAGGCCCCCGGCGGCGGCCTGATGTACGGCGCCATTCAGCCGGAGGTGAAGGACGCGCTGGCCGCGCTGCGCCACATGCACGCCGACGGCCAGCTCGATCCGGAGTGGGCGGTGAAGGACGGCGCCAAGGCCAACGAGGCGTTTGCCCGCAACGTCGTGGGCATCTCCTACGGCGGCCACTGGATCTCCTACGACTTCCTGCCCGGCTGGGAGAACGACAACAGCATTGATTGGAGCGTGTACCCGCAGCCGGGCGTGGACGGCACCACCCCGAGAGGTGAGCTGGAGCTGGGCATGCAGCGCATCTACGCGGTGAATGCGGACTACGCGCACCCGGAGGCGGTGGTGAAGGCGTACAACCTGTACTGGGAGAAGCTGTACGGCGAGACCGGCGACTACGAGTACTGGGGCAACGACGAGATCATGGACGGCATCTGGTGGATCGGGCCGTTCGCCGCCTTCCACCCGTGGGTCAACATCCCGCCCTACTACGACATCCAGGCGGTGTACGCGGGCGAAAAGGATCCAGCCGAGCTGACCGGGGTATCGCTCGACTACTACAACAACACCGAGAACAACCCCCACCCCGCCCAGCAGTGGGCGTGGCAGGAGATGT from Spirochaetaceae bacterium carries:
- a CDS encoding hydroxyacid dehydrogenase, whose amino-acid sequence is MKSVLVNQAMAEGMDEVFGPRDDIEVRVVEEQTESALLRHLPGVHGLVLGLAPMTERVIELARGTLKVVARRGVGYDNVDVAALTRAGIPLTVVGTANSVSVAEHALHLMLALAKQSHVQDARLRTSTWNDARLVRPVDLAGRRVLVLGLGRIGRLLVARLRAMDMEVLVHDPFVADAEIADAGATAAVDWRAALPEIDFLTVNCPKTPETTGMVGAAELAAMKATAFVVNTARGGIIDEAALCSALREHAIGGAGIDAFDQEPAPPDHPLFELDNAIVTPHVAGLTTEAVYRMNVRAAQNVVDACDGVLDPEYVVNREVLGPRQRSDPDLAALRGTLVRYDDPLEPVGEDWEAAE
- a CDS encoding extracellular solute-binding protein, whose amino-acid sequence is MNRVRTSLLIAAVVLLAAAPMALAGGEEEASGAGAATIPAGYFGTYEPAIDMEWIKSTWQSAREAVNNKLEPATGETFEDNRWTRAMRDELGINVVYKWVADGAQAQEKLKLAMASGDLPDVITLEGAQRLVDFQQLAEAGLLADMTDVWEQYASPLAKEVVGADGQVIFNAVSHGGRMKGIPGPSAGLDSYSYFWVRQDWLDNLGLEPPRTTEDLLEMTRAFTHDDPDGNGEDDTFAMMLDKGLWYRSEGFFWSFGAYPDAWLEAPGGGLMYGAIQPEVKDALAALRHMHADGQLDPEWAVKDGAKANEAFARNVVGISYGGHWISYDFLPGWENDNSIDWSVYPQPGVDGTTPRGELELGMQRIYAVNADYAHPEAVVKAYNLYWEKLYGETGDYEYWGNDEIMDGIWWIGPFAAFHPWVNIPPYYDIQAVYAGEKDPAELTGVSLDYYNNTENNPHPAQQWAWQEMFTDPATSPFGHITRRVDEGSLFVDNFVAAPTATMVDRWGTLEELKITTFTRIIVGDLDLESGFAEFVEDWKKLGGDQITEEVSDWYR